From the genome of Bifidobacterium asteroides, one region includes:
- a CDS encoding MFS transporter: protein MVDHVDKKTRLLIAGTAGLAFCGVLLETSLNVTFPEMTRYFKTGLGTVQWLTTGYLLVVALTVLAAAWLEHSFTTHVLILASVGIFLGSDLMCILAPCFPVLMAGRLLQGISTGIALPLVFSLIMRKVPLHVQGRYVGSAGMAVALAPSLGPTFGGAVIQALSWRAIFLIVLPIELIFGVIALISVDRESAHVGPFAWLQFLLLGIFLTGLTMGLSTLDVHGPITWLSLFIGVLALVAGIWTLTHQRYSLINIAVFRNRIFAPALILYFLVQFVQIGLTFILPNMAQSVLGETSTVAGLLLLPGSLLSALCQPVTGGYLDGHGLRGLLAVGSAAFFLSALGFLVLSRHLSVPLMVLLYACYMVGQACVFNNLLTVGLQHVPAKLVPDGNALFNTLQQYSGAASTGVLAAIITGMPKARGIHAGAQAFQFGAVWAFAFVFFIVLVILLVAWFLEHSLASQDKGGAQVV, encoded by the coding sequence ATGGTCGACCATGTTGATAAGAAAACAAGACTGCTGATTGCCGGCACTGCCGGGCTCGCTTTCTGCGGGGTCCTCTTGGAGACCTCGCTCAACGTCACCTTTCCGGAGATGACCCGGTACTTCAAAACTGGGCTGGGTACGGTCCAATGGCTGACCACCGGCTATCTGCTGGTGGTGGCCTTGACGGTTCTGGCTGCCGCCTGGCTGGAGCATTCATTCACGACCCACGTTTTGATTCTTGCCAGCGTGGGGATATTCCTGGGCAGTGACCTGATGTGCATCCTCGCTCCATGCTTTCCCGTCCTTATGGCGGGACGCCTCCTGCAGGGCATTAGCACTGGTATAGCCCTTCCCCTGGTGTTTTCCCTAATCATGAGGAAGGTCCCTCTTCACGTTCAGGGTCGCTACGTGGGCAGCGCCGGCATGGCGGTGGCCCTGGCGCCCTCCTTGGGCCCGACTTTTGGCGGAGCCGTTATCCAGGCCTTGTCTTGGCGAGCCATCTTTCTGATCGTGCTGCCCATAGAGCTGATCTTCGGGGTCATAGCACTCATATCAGTCGACAGGGAGAGCGCCCATGTCGGTCCTTTCGCCTGGCTCCAATTTCTTCTTCTGGGTATTTTTCTGACTGGTCTCACCATGGGTCTGAGCACCCTGGATGTGCACGGTCCTATTACTTGGCTGTCCCTGTTCATCGGTGTTCTGGCCCTGGTTGCAGGGATCTGGACCCTTACGCATCAGCGCTACAGCCTGATCAACATCGCAGTTTTTCGGAACCGTATCTTTGCTCCTGCCCTGATCCTCTACTTTTTGGTTCAGTTCGTCCAGATTGGCCTGACATTCATCCTGCCCAACATGGCCCAGTCCGTCCTGGGAGAAACCTCCACCGTCGCAGGTCTGCTTCTGCTGCCGGGGAGCCTGCTTTCGGCCCTCTGCCAGCCCGTCACAGGCGGCTATTTGGACGGTCATGGCCTGCGTGGACTGCTGGCTGTGGGAAGCGCTGCCTTCTTCCTCTCGGCCTTAGGCTTTCTGGTTCTCAGTCGGCATTTGTCCGTTCCGCTGATGGTTCTTCTCTACGCCTGCTACATGGTCGGTCAGGCTTGTGTCTTCAACAACCTGCTTACGGTTGGACTGCAGCATGTCCCAGCGAAACTGGTGCCCGACGGCAACGCGCTCTTCAACACCCTTCAACAGTATTCAGGCGCCGCTTCGACCGGCGTCCTGGCTGCCATCATCACCGGCATGCCAAAGGCCAGAGGGATTCATGCCGGCGCTCAAGCCTTCCAGTTCGGAGCTGTCTGGGCTTTCGCTTTCGTCTTTTTCATCGTCCTGGTCATCCTCCTGGTGGCCTGGTTCCTGGAGCACAGCCTGGCCAGTCAGGATAAGGGTGGGGCTCAGGTTGTATGA